Below is a genomic region from Bdellovibrionota bacterium.
TTTCTTAACCTATTCATCACATTGTTCGCCATCGGCTGTTCGGGACCGGGCTCCGAGGTCTCTTCCGCCCCAACCCCCGCGGACGATCCGCATCAGCCGCTGGAGCTCGCGGATGTGATTTCCCATCCGTCGCCCTTTGCGCTGTACGCCAACGCGTACGGCGCATTTCAATTTTCCTCCCACAGCAAGCTCACCCTCGGGGATCGAGAAAAAGGAGAACAAATCGAAGGAAGAAGTTTTTTGGAGCGCGACGAACGAGGCAATTACCATTTTATCCGCGCACCGCTTTCTTCCGAGTCTCCCGTTGAGGCGATCTACGTGGACGGAAAGGTTTATTTGAGGCTCGGGAAGGGGAGCGACTTTACCGCCGTCCGGCACCAAATGGAGTTCGACCGGTGGGCCAACCGGGCCCTTCGAGAAGTATTCTCCTTGTACGAGAACGGCTTCCTTTCGGAGGCATCGAATTCGTCTTCGCGGGAAAAACTGACCTGTTGGGCCACAAAATACGCAAGCGTCTGCGTGGATCCGGCTACGGGACTGCCTCTCGAGGGAACGTTTCGCCCGAAAGCAGCCGACTCCGGTCCCCAAAAAAATATCAGCAATCTTGAAGTGCGCTATTCCATTTCGCCGGCGACGCATCGGAAGTTTTCCATCGTGCCCCCCCTATCCGGAAAAAAGGCGGCTCGTTGATTGCATCCGCATTGCACAAGCTTCCCTTCTTTTGGTATAATTTTTTATGTTCGACCGGAGGAACAACTTATAGAACCCCGCGCGAAAGCGCTGTTGGCCGCAGAGACAGCGCAGTCTCATAAGGCTCAAGATCTGCGAATCCTTCACGTCAATTCCCATTGTAATTACGCCGACTATTTCATTCTGATGAGCGCAACGTCCACGCGACACGCCCGGGCGTTGGCCGATTCTATTCTCGAAGCGCAGGGGACCTCCCGCCAAGCCGAAGGATACAGCCACGGGGAATGGGTGCTCCTTGATCTGGGAGACGTAATCGTTCATATCTTCTATAAACCGATCCGAGCCGTATACAATCTGGACAAATTGTGGTCGCACGCGCGAACCGTGACGCCGTCCGACTTGGCCCGAAAACGAACGCGGCGACCCGCGAAGCGCCGTCACCTATAATCCTTTTTAGTGTTCCGAATCCGACGATCAAGATATGTCGGATTCGGAACACCAGTGATCATCGACATTCTATGCGTCGGCCGCACCTTGCGATCCGATGAACGGGTCTGGATGGACGACTATTTCCATCGAATTCAATCCTTCGCACCGTGTTCGATCCGAAGGATAAAGGAGGCGTCGGGTTCAACACCTGCGCAGCGCGCCGATGCCACCTGGCAAGAAAT
It encodes:
- the rsfS gene encoding ribosome silencing factor encodes the protein MAAETAQSHKAQDLRILHVNSHCNYADYFILMSATSTRHARALADSILEAQGTSRQAEGYSHGEWVLLDLGDVIVHIFYKPIRAVYNLDKLWSHARTVTPSDLARKRTRRPAKRRHL